The following are encoded in a window of Methanococcus voltae genomic DNA:
- a CDS encoding DUF2096 domain-containing protein, protein MKDAKGIDKKWVVLNDLTLELSKKRPIPKEYFDRLRIANNILTYYILDEHADFNVLMDAEKEISVLQGALFGMCDEQTAKNFLDRLGKASRGELDVQFPLKQTLYNPEVKKRKSTEIIRVKMPVELHPEILGELSEDNGIIFSQSSEEDLKILIEGEKSKIMTALKDLAVIWKFNSLN, encoded by the coding sequence ATGAAGGACGCAAAAGGGATAGATAAAAAATGGGTTGTTTTGAATGATTTAACATTAGAACTTTCGAAGAAGAGACCTATTCCAAAAGAATATTTCGATAGATTAAGAATTGCAAATAATATTTTGACATATTATATTTTAGATGAACACGCAGATTTTAATGTATTAATGGATGCGGAAAAAGAAATATCTGTATTACAAGGTGCATTATTTGGTATGTGTGATGAGCAAACTGCAAAAAACTTTTTGGATAGACTCGGAAAAGCTTCAAGAGGAGAATTAGATGTCCAATTTCCTTTAAAACAGACTCTTTATAATCCAGAAGTTAAAAAAAGAAAGTCTACCGAAATTATTCGTGTAAAAATGCCCGTAGAACTGCATCCTGAAATTTTAGGAGAACTTAGTGAAGATAATGGTATTATATTTTCGCAAAGTAGTGAAGAAGACCTTAAAATACTCATTGAAGGCGAAAAGTCTAAAATAATGACTGCTTTAAAAGATTTGGCAGTAATCTGGAAGTTTAATAGTTTAAATTAA
- a CDS encoding DUF749 domain-containing protein, with product MERCRCGNFIAKLLTIIDSNEVLNSPEVSGTMKAKANRERIDLYSKNHTVAILNIQGTDSYQIYFLKKNMHIKDIEDDLLKFGAVLNHDSKLILKNYIEMMSDEGRKRDR from the coding sequence ATGGAACGTTGCAGATGCGGAAATTTCATAGCTAAACTACTTACAATAATCGACTCCAATGAAGTCCTAAATTCTCCGGAAGTTTCTGGAACTATGAAGGCTAAAGCTAATAGGGAACGTATAGATTTGTATTCTAAAAATCATACGGTTGCCATATTAAATATTCAAGGTACTGATAGCTATCAAATTTATTTTTTGAAGAAGAATATGCATATTAAAGATATAGAAGACGACTTGCTAAAATTTGGAGCTGTATTGAATCATGATTCTAAATTAATATTAAAAAATTACATTGAGATGATGAGCGATGAAGGACGCAAAAGGGATAGATAA
- a CDS encoding TatD family hydrolase — protein sequence MKNNNIDNIDNTNICNSNNKNSKNIYYIDAHCHMEYRRLKNRDEVINRAINNNVRMITSGESLGGCKRALELKKKYPKDIDITMGYHPSRIKSDWKVVEDTYKFIEKNQDLVVAVGEIGLDSGITAPTDIQKQEKIFRKYLNLAMELDKPIVIHARGFEDKAYDIIQEITKNDLKIIYHCFSGSKQLAEELINNDNYISISTQLCFSDYHKNLITELLNKYGMDLFKNTLSETDSPFVSPVKGEQNEPLNVIKVMDEFGKIYNSVFDSTNTKNNEYNCNVFNNMKNKLDNNVINKSNNPGNHIINNQEINQEINQDDNLIKIAKLIYSQTKRLFKI from the coding sequence TTGAAAAATAATAATATTGATAATATCGATAATACCAATATCTGTAATAGCAACAATAAAAATAGTAAAAATATATATTATATTGATGCACATTGCCATATGGAATATCGTAGACTAAAAAATAGGGATGAAGTAATAAATCGGGCGATAAACAACAATGTAAGAATGATTACAAGTGGGGAAAGTTTGGGTGGATGTAAAAGGGCACTCGAACTAAAAAAGAAATATCCCAAAGATATCGATATTACTATGGGATATCACCCCTCAAGAATAAAGTCAGATTGGAAAGTGGTTGAAGACACTTACAAATTTATTGAAAAAAATCAGGATTTAGTCGTAGCAGTGGGTGAAATAGGGCTTGATAGTGGGATAACAGCCCCTACGGATATACAAAAGCAAGAAAAAATTTTTAGAAAATATTTAAACTTAGCAATGGAACTTGATAAGCCGATAGTGATACACGCAAGAGGTTTTGAGGATAAAGCATATGATATAATTCAGGAAATTACTAAAAATGATTTAAAAATTATTTATCACTGTTTTAGTGGAAGTAAACAACTTGCAGAAGAATTAATTAATAATGATAATTATATTTCAATTTCAACACAATTATGTTTTTCAGATTATCATAAAAATTTAATAACGGAACTTTTAAATAAATATGGTATGGATTTGTTTAAAAATACGCTCTCGGAAACAGACAGTCCATTTGTATCGCCCGTAAAAGGGGAGCAAAATGAACCTTTAAATGTAATAAAGGTAATGGATGAATTTGGAAAAATTTATAATTCGGTATTTGATTCAACAAATACTAAAAACAACGAATATAATTGCAACGTTTTTAATAATATGAAAAACAAATTAGATAACAATGTTATTAATAAGTCTAATAATCCTGGTAATCATATAATTAATAATCAAGAAATTAACCAAGAAATTAACCAAGATGATAATCTAATTAAAATCGCTAAACTTATATATTCTCAAACTAAAAGATTATTCAAAATATAG
- a CDS encoding tRNA uridine(34) 5-carboxymethylaminomethyl modification radical SAM/GNAT enzyme Elp3, giving the protein MTSELSKIKKTYEYKKFIRCLIDELLINKEKIDELDAKRKKQRVEDIKAKCLRKFNLNIGFPPNSDVLALATDEEKKKLSLILRKKPIRTLSGVAVVAVMTSPEPCPHGKCAFCPGGKESVFGDVPQSYTGKEPATMRGIMYNFDPYVQTSERLKQLENVGHPTDKVELIIMGGTFPARDTSYQENFIKGCLDAMNGVISETLEEAQKINETASHRCVALTIETRPDYCKEEHVNEMLKLGATRVELGIQSTYDEILDFVKRGHSVSESIKATSRLKNSGLKVSYHIIPGLPHTTEEMDKENIRRVFNNPEFKPDLIKFYPCLVIEGTELYDLWKKGEYKPITDEEAVELITYGKSIMPKWIRTSRIQRDIPATVIDEGVKKSNLGELVYNNLEKKGIKCKCIRCREVGHVCYKKGIKPDNSSIKLLIEEYEASGGKEFFITYEDIKNDLLIGYLRLRIPDMNSVFRPEIDENTALIRQVHVCGQQQELGSKIEDTKNWQHKGYGKLMLEEAEKLAKSLGKSKILITSGIGVREYYKKQGYDRIGPYMGKKLN; this is encoded by the coding sequence ATGACTTCCGAACTTTCAAAAATTAAAAAAACATACGAATACAAAAAATTTATAAGATGTTTAATTGATGAATTATTGATTAATAAAGAAAAAATCGACGAATTAGATGCAAAACGTAAAAAACAAAGAGTAGAAGATATTAAAGCAAAATGTCTTCGGAAATTTAATTTAAATATAGGATTTCCCCCAAATTCCGACGTACTTGCTCTTGCTACAGATGAAGAAAAAAAGAAACTATCGCTAATCTTACGAAAAAAACCTATTAGAACACTTTCCGGTGTTGCGGTTGTTGCTGTAATGACTTCACCTGAACCTTGCCCACACGGTAAATGTGCTTTTTGCCCCGGAGGTAAGGAAAGCGTATTCGGAGATGTTCCCCAAAGTTATACGGGAAAAGAACCTGCTACTATGCGAGGAATTATGTATAATTTTGACCCATATGTACAAACGTCTGAAAGATTAAAACAGCTTGAAAATGTAGGTCATCCCACAGATAAAGTGGAACTCATTATTATGGGCGGTACATTCCCAGCTCGAGATACTTCATACCAAGAAAACTTTATAAAAGGCTGTTTAGACGCTATGAATGGAGTAATCTCTGAAACACTTGAAGAAGCTCAAAAAATAAATGAAACTGCTTCACATAGGTGTGTTGCTCTTACCATTGAAACACGTCCTGATTACTGTAAAGAAGAACACGTTAATGAAATGTTAAAATTAGGTGCTACCCGTGTTGAATTAGGTATTCAAAGTACGTATGATGAGATATTAGACTTTGTAAAAAGAGGTCATTCGGTTTCTGAATCAATTAAAGCTACATCACGTCTTAAAAATAGTGGTTTAAAAGTATCTTACCACATCATACCAGGTTTACCACATACGACTGAAGAGATGGATAAAGAAAATATTAGGCGAGTATTCAATAATCCAGAGTTTAAACCTGATTTAATAAAATTCTATCCTTGTTTGGTAATTGAAGGTACTGAATTATATGATTTATGGAAAAAAGGAGAATATAAACCGATTACTGACGAAGAAGCGGTTGAATTAATCACCTATGGTAAATCGATTATGCCGAAGTGGATTAGGACATCACGTATTCAAAGAGATATACCTGCAACAGTTATTGATGAGGGCGTTAAAAAGAGTAATCTCGGAGAATTGGTATATAATAACCTCGAAAAGAAAGGTATAAAGTGTAAATGTATAAGATGTAGAGAAGTAGGTCATGTTTGCTACAAAAAAGGTATAAAACCAGATAATTCAAGTATAAAATTACTTATTGAAGAATATGAAGCAAGCGGGGGAAAAGAATTCTTTATAACCTATGAAGATATTAAAAACGATTTATTAATCGGATACTTAAGACTTAGAATTCCAGATATGAATAGTGTTTTTAGACCCGAAATAGATGAAAATACCGCTTTAATAAGGCAAGTGCACGTTTGTGGGCAGCAACAAGAATTAGGTTCTAAAATAGAAGATACTAAAAATTGGCAACATAAGGGTTATGGCAAATTAATGCTTGAAGAAGCTGAAAAACTTGCAAAAAGCCTTGGAAAATCTAAAATATTAATAACAAGTGGTATTGGAGTCCGAGAATATTATAAAAAACAAGGTTATGACCGCATAGGTCCATATATGGGTAAAAAACTAAATTAA
- a CDS encoding 6-carboxyhexanoate--CoA ligase: MNEEDEKVYYSLKMRASNEKKHISGAERLLRAEKAEGIEKVASELIHRALTHENGIPDFINLKVEKVCQKIKKIPHIPIVYNKDNIGTINNKNYEMTCKDNSRRYAHDLLKNKFKEFDINDVLSEFLIKLGFEIIDEGGMRGAAIISLDGSRLDIAFNEEVEKGVRVKNIDTDDRLKDKINKNELYTDRTVDAIAIASKVIDLGIVAELCTSDNPSYTTGYVATEDGYFRVKNLKDSGETGGRVFYVYNLNEQLLKELIDNLENKPYLIY; encoded by the coding sequence ATGAACGAAGAAGATGAAAAAGTATACTATAGCCTGAAAATGAGAGCTTCGAATGAAAAAAAGCATATTTCGGGTGCTGAAAGACTCTTAAGAGCCGAAAAAGCCGAAGGTATTGAAAAAGTAGCTTCAGAATTAATACATCGTGCACTTACACATGAAAATGGGATACCTGATTTCATAAATTTGAAAGTTGAAAAAGTATGTCAAAAAATTAAAAAAATACCCCACATCCCAATTGTTTATAATAAGGACAATATTGGCACCATAAATAATAAAAACTATGAAATGACTTGCAAAGATAATTCAAGACGTTATGCTCACGATTTATTAAAAAATAAATTTAAAGAATTTGATATAAATGACGTACTAAGTGAATTCTTAATTAAATTGGGTTTTGAAATTATTGATGAAGGGGGTATGCGTGGAGCTGCAATAATATCCCTTGATGGCTCTCGATTGGATATTGCATTTAATGAAGAAGTTGAAAAAGGCGTTAGGGTAAAAAATATAGATACTGATGACAGATTAAAGGATAAGATAAATAAAAATGAATTATACACTGACAGAACCGTTGATGCAATAGCTATTGCTTCAAAAGTAATAGATTTAGGCATTGTTGCAGAATTATGCACTTCAGATAATCCCTCATACACTACAGGTTATGTAGCTACAGAAGACGGATACTTTAGAGTTAAAAATTTAAAAGATTCTGGAGAGACTGGTGGTAGAGTATTCTACGTATATAATTTAAATGAACAATTACTTAAAGAATTAATCGATAATTTAGAAAATAAACCATATTTAATATATTAA
- a CDS encoding aminotransferase class I/II-fold pyridoxal phosphate-dependent enzyme, with protein MLKNKINKELDDIKKNNLYRSFKNFYNDKYVDNLENNEKISKNFSSNDYLGLSNNREILNVIKDALKYGSGSTGSRLTSGNINHEELEKTISKFKDTESSLVYSSGYATNLGVISALCAKKDLILSDSLNHASIIDGCKLSKAEKIIYPHRDVEFIKKILEDEKFISQFENVFIITDGVFSMDGDIAPIDKLFKLCNDFNCTLIVDDAHGTGVLGKKGKGTLKHFKIKANENVIQIGTLSKANGLLGGYVASYSEMIDYLINKSRSFIYSTSLPPYVITGAIKSFELIENKDYVSKLQKNVKIANKIFSGLSYGINTYNFEDNYNKHETPIYPLIFGNETMKMSKYLDNLGYQCIGIRYPTVARGSERIRVSITSCHKKEDFINLKEEIDNYVKTHI; from the coding sequence ATGTTAAAAAATAAAATTAATAAGGAATTAGATGATATTAAAAAAAATAACTTATACAGGTCTTTTAAGAATTTTTATAATGATAAATACGTCGATAATTTAGAAAATAATGAAAAGATATCCAAAAACTTTTCATCCAATGACTATTTAGGTTTATCAAATAATAGAGAGATACTGAATGTTATAAAGGATGCTTTAAAATATGGTTCAGGTTCTACAGGCTCACGTTTAACGTCCGGAAATATCAATCACGAAGAACTTGAAAAAACAATATCTAAATTTAAAGATACTGAATCATCCCTCGTATACTCTTCAGGATATGCAACTAATTTGGGAGTAATAAGTGCTTTATGTGCTAAAAAAGATTTGATACTAAGCGATAGCCTTAATCACGCCTCAATTATAGACGGGTGTAAACTTTCAAAAGCTGAAAAAATCATATATCCTCATCGTGATGTAGAATTTATTAAAAAGATTCTTGAAGATGAAAAATTTATTTCGCAGTTTGAAAATGTTTTTATAATTACTGATGGCGTATTTAGTATGGATGGAGATATTGCACCTATTGATAAGTTATTTAAACTGTGTAATGACTTTAATTGTACTTTAATCGTAGATGATGCACACGGAACCGGCGTTTTAGGAAAAAAAGGTAAAGGAACTTTAAAACATTTTAAAATCAAAGCTAATGAAAATGTCATACAAATTGGCACATTATCCAAAGCTAATGGATTATTGGGGGGTTATGTAGCAAGCTATTCAGAAATGATAGATTATTTAATAAATAAATCACGTAGTTTTATTTATTCGACGTCATTACCTCCGTATGTAATTACAGGAGCAATTAAATCTTTTGAATTAATTGAAAATAAAGATTATGTTTCTAAATTACAAAAAAATGTAAAAATTGCAAATAAAATTTTTAGTGGCTTATCGTATGGGATAAATACATATAATTTTGAAGATAATTATAATAAACATGAAACTCCGATATATCCCCTTATATTTGGTAATGAAACTATGAAAATGTCTAAATACTTGGATAACCTTGGTTATCAGTGTATAGGGATTAGATATCCCACAGTGGCACGAGGTAGTGAACGAATAAGGGTTTCGATTACATCATGCCATAAAAAAGAGGATTTTATCAATTTAAAGGAAGAAATTGATAATTACGTTAAAACGCATATATAA
- the bioD gene encoding dethiobiotin synthase, with amino-acid sequence MLFITGTDTDIGKTHVSGVIASKVNKFKKTGYMKPVETGGRPDTNKIMKLLDMKNVEGGEVSVDIVNPINFKNPLSPNISSIVENSEDKMDFEKIKESFEYLKNIYEYIVVEGAGGACVPLKKGYYVADIAKMLDIPCVVVARPDLGTINHTILTTEFLKNRGVNVLGIIINSVCDLKDIPYYEETFKTIEEYSGFKIIGIIEKDKVKLDMDVLLNI; translated from the coding sequence ATGCTATTTATTACAGGTACTGATACAGATATCGGAAAAACGCACGTTTCGGGAGTTATTGCCTCAAAAGTCAACAAATTTAAGAAAACTGGGTATATGAAACCTGTCGAAACTGGCGGTAGACCTGATACAAACAAAATTATGAAATTGTTAGATATGAAAAATGTTGAGGGAGGAGAAGTTAGTGTGGATATCGTAAATCCGATTAACTTTAAAAATCCATTGTCCCCTAACATATCCTCTATTGTGGAAAATTCAGAAGATAAAATGGATTTTGAAAAAATTAAAGAATCTTTTGAATATTTAAAAAATATTTATGAGTATATTGTTGTTGAAGGAGCTGGAGGGGCTTGTGTACCTTTAAAAAAAGGTTATTATGTCGCAGATATTGCCAAAATGTTAGATATACCTTGCGTAGTGGTTGCAAGACCGGATTTAGGTACAATTAACCATACCATTTTAACGACAGAATTCTTGAAAAACAGGGGTGTCAACGTATTAGGGATTATAATCAACAGCGTTTGTGATTTAAAAGATATTCCATATTATGAAGAAACTTTTAAGACTATTGAAGAGTATTCTGGATTTAAAATTATTGGAATTATTGAAAAAGATAAAGTTAAATTGGATATGGATGTTTTGCTTAATATTTAA
- a CDS encoding nicotinamide-nucleotide adenylyltransferase, whose amino-acid sequence MKHTTRALIIGRWQPFHNGHYEIIKKISQEVDELIIGIGSSQRSHSLKDPFTAGERMMMISKSLENLNIRYYTIPISDIDFNAIWVSCVEALTPPFNQVYTGNSLVRELFTEKGYVVKKPELYNRAEYSGTKIREKMLNNENWEHLVPKSVVDVINEIDGVGRIKRLNEKDY is encoded by the coding sequence ATGAAACACACGACAAGAGCATTGATTATTGGGCGGTGGCAACCATTTCACAATGGACATTATGAAATAATTAAAAAGATATCTCAAGAAGTAGATGAGCTAATTATTGGTATTGGTAGTAGTCAAAGGAGCCATAGCTTAAAAGACCCATTTACTGCGGGTGAACGTATGATGATGATATCAAAATCCCTTGAAAACTTGAATATTCGATATTATACGATACCGATAAGTGATATTGATTTTAATGCGATATGGGTTTCCTGCGTTGAAGCACTTACTCCGCCTTTCAATCAAGTATACACTGGCAATTCCCTTGTAAGGGAGTTATTTACTGAAAAAGGATATGTTGTTAAAAAACCAGAACTTTATAATCGAGCGGAATATTCTGGAACTAAAATAAGGGAAAAAATGCTTAATAATGAAAATTGGGAGCATTTGGTTCCTAAATCAGTTGTAGATGTAATCAATGAAATAGATGGTGTTGGTAGAATCAAAAGACTTAATGAAAAAGATTATTAA
- a CDS encoding 30S ribosomal protein S15, producing the protein MARLHSGKRGSSSSTRPLRTEVPAWVILNAEEVEARIIEMAKEGKQSALIGNIMRDMYGIPNVKLMTGKSVSTIMKEAGFYPEVPEDLLNLMKKAINLRNHLENNPRDTHSKTGLHLIESKIRRLVKYYKGTKVLPATWRYSPETARLLVE; encoded by the coding sequence ATGGCAAGATTACACTCTGGTAAAAGAGGTTCCTCCAGTTCAACAAGACCTTTGAGGACAGAAGTTCCTGCGTGGGTTATTTTGAATGCTGAGGAAGTAGAAGCAAGAATCATAGAAATGGCAAAAGAAGGAAAGCAATCAGCTTTAATCGGTAATATTATGAGAGACATGTACGGTATACCTAACGTTAAGTTAATGACCGGAAAAAGTGTTTCAACAATTATGAAAGAAGCTGGATTCTACCCTGAAGTTCCAGAAGATTTATTAAACTTGATGAAAAAAGCTATCAACTTAAGAAACCATTTAGAAAATAACCCAAGAGATACACACTCAAAAACAGGTTTACACTTAATTGAGTCAAAAATCAGAAGGTTAGTTAAATACTACAAAGGTACAAAAGTATTACCTGCTACATGGAGATACTCACCTGAAACTGCAAGATTATTAGTAGAATAA
- a CDS encoding dihydropteroate synthase-like protein has product MNQTSNQTSKILIITGKQAYERVSKAVLKYENIDVYQTDISIAAFLTPNLILKAINKYADDLNIQRSKLDTIYDFILVTGLIRHDLKIIEEETGIKCYKSTREASDIPLLIENLDYITLSTKDYADDQISKYIIKEAEKELLNAEELPLYNKNSFNLKSNKLKNAIKIGNLKVGDKYPMRVLGEIVHTPWLSDKSLENKINYYLDSGADMIDLGMVSNEDNSKDLKRIISITRDLTDKPISVDTLNTKELIEAIKLDADMILSVDEGNSDDLIPYLTNSNTASVVLPTNYKTNEVPHTIDTKLDKLKLNVEKLLNNDLKVVADPILEPINNLGCNFTDSVIACKLFKEKYDLPMFFGIGNVTELFDVDSNGVNATLCAISQEVGGNILFTPESSDKCKYSIKELKIASKITFLAKLKNSLPKDLGYTLINYKDKKNDEEIYSKSEELKLLNKINKNDNKDKYKYDLTENDIIIAKENDKQVLDKGSFKIKLDRENSIIVAIYYEYGYPKKILKGKNPKEIYETALRFNMITKMDHAAYFGKELEKAEIALKIGKKYNQDFELYYNDFWDLKLK; this is encoded by the coding sequence ATGAATCAAACCTCCAATCAAACCTCTAAAATTTTAATAATTACTGGAAAGCAAGCTTACGAGAGAGTAAGCAAGGCAGTTTTAAAATATGAAAATATCGACGTTTATCAGACAGATATATCAATAGCTGCATTTTTGACCCCTAATTTAATATTGAAAGCAATAAACAAATATGCTGACGATTTAAACATTCAAAGAAGTAAATTAGATACCATCTATGATTTCATACTGGTTACTGGATTAATTAGGCATGATTTAAAAATAATTGAGGAAGAAACGGGCATAAAATGTTATAAATCTACACGTGAAGCTTCAGATATACCCCTTTTAATTGAAAATTTGGATTATATTACTTTATCCACTAAAGATTATGCAGATGACCAAATATCTAAATATATAATAAAAGAAGCTGAAAAAGAGTTATTAAATGCCGAAGAATTGCCTTTGTATAATAAAAATAGTTTTAATTTAAAAAGTAATAAGTTAAAAAATGCTATTAAAATAGGAAACCTAAAAGTTGGGGATAAGTATCCTATGAGGGTTTTGGGCGAAATAGTACATACGCCCTGGTTATCAGACAAATCATTGGAAAATAAAATCAATTATTATCTTGATTCAGGGGCTGATATGATAGATTTGGGAATGGTTAGTAATGAAGATAATTCTAAAGATTTAAAAAGAATTATATCTATTACAAGAGATTTAACCGATAAACCCATAAGTGTAGATACTTTAAACACAAAAGAACTTATCGAAGCTATTAAATTAGATGCAGATATGATTTTAAGTGTAGATGAAGGTAATTCAGACGATTTAATACCTTATTTAACTAATTCAAATACTGCATCCGTTGTATTGCCTACAAACTATAAAACCAACGAAGTGCCTCATACAATAGATACTAAATTAGATAAGCTAAAATTAAATGTGGAAAAATTATTAAATAATGATTTAAAAGTAGTTGCAGACCCAATTTTGGAGCCCATTAATAATTTAGGCTGTAATTTTACAGACAGTGTAATTGCTTGTAAATTATTTAAAGAAAAATATGACTTACCAATGTTTTTTGGAATAGGAAACGTGACAGAACTTTTTGACGTGGATAGTAATGGTGTAAATGCTACATTATGCGCAATTAGTCAGGAAGTAGGTGGTAATATATTATTTACTCCAGAATCGTCAGATAAATGCAAATATTCTATAAAAGAGCTGAAAATAGCTTCCAAAATAACATTTTTGGCAAAGCTTAAAAATAGTCTACCAAAAGATTTGGGTTATACTTTAATTAATTATAAGGATAAAAAGAACGATGAAGAAATTTATAGTAAATCCGAAGAACTTAAATTATTGAATAAAATTAATAAAAACGATAATAAAGATAAATACAAATATGATTTAACAGAAAATGATATAATAATTGCAAAAGAGAACGACAAACAAGTTTTAGATAAAGGAAGCTTTAAAATAAAATTAGATAGGGAGAATTCAATCATCGTTGCAATATATTATGAATATGGATACCCTAAAAAGATTTTAAAAGGTAAAAATCCAAAAGAAATTTACGAAACCGCCCTTAGATTTAATATGATTACAAAAATGGACCACGCTGCTTATTTTGGTAAAGAATTAGAAAAAGCAGAAATTGCCTTAAAAATCGGAAAAAAATATAATCAAGACTTTGAACTATACTATAATGATTTTTGGGATTTAAAATTAAAATAA